A stretch of the Argentina anserina chromosome 6, drPotAnse1.1, whole genome shotgun sequence genome encodes the following:
- the LOC126798210 gene encoding syntaxin-43-like isoform X2 yields the protein MSGLTARNRTVLFKKYRDESRTGRPPSSSSVSTSSGGRGPVIELTSLVNQNRSYAPLSTEDPGNSRGALTVGLPPAWVDVSEEIAVNLQRARGKMTELSKAHAKALLPKFVDGRDDQRLIESLTQEITGLITRSQKRLQRLSAAGPSEDANVRKNVQVSLATDLQSLSNELRKKQSNYLKSLKRQNEGQDGVDLEMNLNGSRSRMDGDDADETMYHERETAQIKKHEAFTAEREREIHQVVESVNELAQIMKDLSVLVIDQGTIVDRIDYNIQNVASTVEDGLKQLQKAERTQKQGGMVMCATVLVIMCAVMLVLLVLKEIIF from the exons ATGTCGGGATTGACGGCGAGGAATCGGACTGTGCTTTTCAAAAAGTACCGGGATGAGTCGAGGACCGGCCGTCCTCCGTCGAGCTCGTCGGTCTCCACCAGCTCCGGCGGCCGAGGTCCGGTCATCGAATTGACATCGCTTGTGAATCAGAATCGGTCCTATGCTCCGCTCAGTACTGAAGATCCCGGTAATTCCAG GGGTGCACTTACTGTTGGTCTACCGCCAGCATGGGTGGATGTATCAGAAGAAATAGCAGTAAATCTGCAGCGGGCACGGGGAAAAATGACTGAGCTGTCCAAGGCTCATGCAAAGGCTTTACTGCCAAAATTCGTAGATGGTAGAGATGATCAACGTTTGATTGAGAGTCTTACACAAGAAATAACTGGATTAATAACGAGATCTCAAAAGAGACTACAAAGACTTTCTGCAGCTGGGCCTTCAGAAGATGCAAATGTTAGAAAAAACGTGCAG GTATCTCTTGCTACAGACCTTCAGAGCCTCTCTAATGAGCTTCGTAAGaaacaatcaaattatttgaaaTCCCTCAAACGGCAAAATGAG GGACAAGATGGGGTTGACCTTGAGATGAACCTAAATGGAAGTAGATCAAGAATGGACGGTGATGATGCTGATGAAACA ATGTATCATGAGCGTGAGACGGCTCAGATTAAGAAACATGAAGCATTCACAGCAGAGAGGGAAAGAGAAATCCATCAG GTTGTTGAATCTGTGAATGAGCTTGCTCAGATCATGAAGGATCTATCAGTTCTAGTGATAGACCAG GGCACTATCGTTGATAGGATAGACTACAACATTCAGAATGTTGCCAGTACAGTTGAGGACGGACTCAAACAATTGCAAAAG GCTGAGAGAACACAGAAACAAGGAGGAATGGTGATGTGTGCTACAGTACTCGTAATCATGTGCGCTGTCATGTTGGTTCTCCTAGTTCTCAAGGAGATTATTTTTTGA
- the LOC126798210 gene encoding syntaxin-43-like isoform X1: MSGLTARNRTVLFKKYRDESRTGRPPSSSSVSTSSGGRGPVIELTSLVNQNRSYAPLSTEDPGNSSRGALTVGLPPAWVDVSEEIAVNLQRARGKMTELSKAHAKALLPKFVDGRDDQRLIESLTQEITGLITRSQKRLQRLSAAGPSEDANVRKNVQVSLATDLQSLSNELRKKQSNYLKSLKRQNEGQDGVDLEMNLNGSRSRMDGDDADETMYHERETAQIKKHEAFTAEREREIHQVVESVNELAQIMKDLSVLVIDQGTIVDRIDYNIQNVASTVEDGLKQLQKAERTQKQGGMVMCATVLVIMCAVMLVLLVLKEIIF; the protein is encoded by the exons ATGTCGGGATTGACGGCGAGGAATCGGACTGTGCTTTTCAAAAAGTACCGGGATGAGTCGAGGACCGGCCGTCCTCCGTCGAGCTCGTCGGTCTCCACCAGCTCCGGCGGCCGAGGTCCGGTCATCGAATTGACATCGCTTGTGAATCAGAATCGGTCCTATGCTCCGCTCAGTACTGAAGATCCCGGTAATTCCAG TAGGGGTGCACTTACTGTTGGTCTACCGCCAGCATGGGTGGATGTATCAGAAGAAATAGCAGTAAATCTGCAGCGGGCACGGGGAAAAATGACTGAGCTGTCCAAGGCTCATGCAAAGGCTTTACTGCCAAAATTCGTAGATGGTAGAGATGATCAACGTTTGATTGAGAGTCTTACACAAGAAATAACTGGATTAATAACGAGATCTCAAAAGAGACTACAAAGACTTTCTGCAGCTGGGCCTTCAGAAGATGCAAATGTTAGAAAAAACGTGCAG GTATCTCTTGCTACAGACCTTCAGAGCCTCTCTAATGAGCTTCGTAAGaaacaatcaaattatttgaaaTCCCTCAAACGGCAAAATGAG GGACAAGATGGGGTTGACCTTGAGATGAACCTAAATGGAAGTAGATCAAGAATGGACGGTGATGATGCTGATGAAACA ATGTATCATGAGCGTGAGACGGCTCAGATTAAGAAACATGAAGCATTCACAGCAGAGAGGGAAAGAGAAATCCATCAG GTTGTTGAATCTGTGAATGAGCTTGCTCAGATCATGAAGGATCTATCAGTTCTAGTGATAGACCAG GGCACTATCGTTGATAGGATAGACTACAACATTCAGAATGTTGCCAGTACAGTTGAGGACGGACTCAAACAATTGCAAAAG GCTGAGAGAACACAGAAACAAGGAGGAATGGTGATGTGTGCTACAGTACTCGTAATCATGTGCGCTGTCATGTTGGTTCTCCTAGTTCTCAAGGAGATTATTTTTTGA
- the LOC126798210 gene encoding syntaxin-43-like isoform X3, with translation MTELSKAHAKALLPKFVDGRDDQRLIESLTQEITGLITRSQKRLQRLSAAGPSEDANVRKNVQVSLATDLQSLSNELRKKQSNYLKSLKRQNEGQDGVDLEMNLNGSRSRMDGDDADETMYHERETAQIKKHEAFTAEREREIHQVVESVNELAQIMKDLSVLVIDQGTIVDRIDYNIQNVASTVEDGLKQLQKAERTQKQGGMVMCATVLVIMCAVMLVLLVLKEIIF, from the exons ATGACTGAGCTGTCCAAGGCTCATGCAAAGGCTTTACTGCCAAAATTCGTAGATGGTAGAGATGATCAACGTTTGATTGAGAGTCTTACACAAGAAATAACTGGATTAATAACGAGATCTCAAAAGAGACTACAAAGACTTTCTGCAGCTGGGCCTTCAGAAGATGCAAATGTTAGAAAAAACGTGCAG GTATCTCTTGCTACAGACCTTCAGAGCCTCTCTAATGAGCTTCGTAAGaaacaatcaaattatttgaaaTCCCTCAAACGGCAAAATGAG GGACAAGATGGGGTTGACCTTGAGATGAACCTAAATGGAAGTAGATCAAGAATGGACGGTGATGATGCTGATGAAACA ATGTATCATGAGCGTGAGACGGCTCAGATTAAGAAACATGAAGCATTCACAGCAGAGAGGGAAAGAGAAATCCATCAG GTTGTTGAATCTGTGAATGAGCTTGCTCAGATCATGAAGGATCTATCAGTTCTAGTGATAGACCAG GGCACTATCGTTGATAGGATAGACTACAACATTCAGAATGTTGCCAGTACAGTTGAGGACGGACTCAAACAATTGCAAAAG GCTGAGAGAACACAGAAACAAGGAGGAATGGTGATGTGTGCTACAGTACTCGTAATCATGTGCGCTGTCATGTTGGTTCTCCTAGTTCTCAAGGAGATTATTTTTTGA